The DNA window TTGATATGAATCTAATAAAGGCAGACCTGTCCAATCTACTTTTCTCAATTGTTCCTGAGATAGAGGCTATCCAATTTGGAATGGGGATAAAGGCCACCAAGGTGACTGCCTTGTCTGCAGAGGCCTATCCCAAAAGAGTCCTAGTAACTTTTTCTCCCAACAAAGACCTAAAATATCCTTGTATTGCTGCGATAATGGATGTGTTTGTAGAAGCTGCAACGGCAATAGTTGTAGCAAATAAACTGTCTTAGCTAGAATCTTCATCTTTTTTAAATATTTATAAAATATATAGTTTTTTAAAATGATATATATTTTGTAAATTCGATTTAGTGTGCTATACTCTTTACATAAGAAGAAATTAGAAAATTATTTAAGGAGGTAGCCACCATGGAAAAAAATGATGACCTAAAAAAGATCTATGAATACCTGTCTCTTTTAGAAAAGGAGAAGCATAAAGTTTTGGACAGCAGTATAGATTGGGACAACCTTTATGAGAAGGAAGACTCATATGAAGACATAGTTTTTAATTTTTAATCTGTTTGTAAAAAGGGAGGAATAGATATGAAGAATAATATAGATTATGAA is part of the uncultured Ilyobacter sp. genome and encodes:
- a CDS encoding histidine kinase, with translation MEKNDDLKKIYEYLSLLEKEKHKVLDSSIDWDNLYEKEDSYEDIVFNF